One genomic region from Esox lucius isolate fEsoLuc1 chromosome 24, fEsoLuc1.pri, whole genome shotgun sequence encodes:
- the si:ch73-106g13.1 gene encoding coronin-2A isoform X1 has translation MSWHPAYRISKFRHVYGKAATKHHGYNGVPITHSVHDNHYCSVNPRFVAIVTECSGGGAFLVLPIHHTGRVDPHQPKVCGHSARVLDVKWNPFDDLSIASCSEDCTVKLWDIPAHGVHQDITRPRKVLKGHTRRVSLLEWHPTARDILLSSAYDYKVMVWDVSLCESVLRTPVVVISLHSELVLSMSFNTDGSSLATTSLDKRVRVINPRTGHLLQVSSIKHHRANKVVYVGDHNMLLSTGISPWNQRQMVLWDGDDLSEPLLEEELDDAAGVLFPFYDRDTHLLYLAGKGDGNIRYYDISCVKPYVQFLDEYRSILPQKGLGVMPKRGLDVSSCEVFRFYRLVTIKDLVEPLSMIVPRRSPEIFQEDIFPMTAGNEAAMTAQQWLSGLNRGPVLTSLRPGTKVANPYPAMPPRTGLARVDVQGLPGGPTEQAFLQEQVAYQNAKYPKELADLTGWQADETQAPGWAYTPHCREPSECPPPRAENELLQVFYRQQEEISELREQLHQSEVRITQLELEIKNTRNNMRDAF, from the exons ATGTCATGGCACCCTGCCTACCGAATTTCCAAGTTCCGCCATGTCTATGGCAAGGCCGCCACCAAACACCATGGCTACAACGGGGTCCCCATCACACACAGTGTCCATGACAACCACTACTGCTCGGTCAACCCGCGCTTCGTCGCCATTGTGACGGAATGCTCTGGGGGCGGGGCCTTCCTGGTCCTTCCCATCCACCAC ACTGGCCGGGTGGATCCTCACCAGCCCAAGGTGTGTGGACACAGTGCCAGAGTCTTGGACGTCAAGTGGAATCCATTCGATGACCTGAGCATCGCTTCCTGTTCTGAAGACTGCACG gtgaAGTTATGGGACATCCCAGCCCACGGTGTCCACCAGGACATCACCCGCCCCAGGAAGGTCCTGAAGGGTCACACACGCAGGGTCAGCCTGTTGGAATGGCACCCCACAGCCAGAGACATCCTGCTCAGCTCTGCATATGACTATAAG gtCATGGTGTGGGACGTGTCGTTGTGTGAGTCAGTGTTGAGGACCCCAGTGGTGGTGATTTCTCTCCACTCTGAGCTGGTTCTCTCTATGTCCTTCAACACGGATGGCTCCTCGCTGGCCACTACCAGTCTGGACAAGAGGGTCAGAGTCATCAACCCTCGAACCGGACACCTGCTAcag gTCTCCAGCATTAAGCACCACAGGGCCAATAAGGTTGTGTATGTAGGAGACCACAACATGCTGCTGTCTACTGGGATCTCTCCCTGGAACCAGAGACAGATGGTCCTGTGGGACGGG gatgaCTTGTCTGAACCTCTGTTGGAGGAGGAGCTAGATGATGCTGCAGGAGTTCTGTTTCCATTCTACGACCGAGACACTCACCTGCTGTACCTGGCAGGCAAG GGAGACGGTAACATAAGGTACTATGATATCAGTTGTGTGAAGCCCTACGTTCAGTTCCTCGATGAATACCGCTCCATCCTGCCTCAGAAAGGTCTTG GGGTGATGCCAAAGCGGGGCCTGGATGTGAGTTCATGTGAAGTTTTCCGGTTCTATCGTCTAGTGACCATTAAGGACCTGGTTGAGCCGCTTTCCATGATCGTTCCTCGCAGG TCCCCAGAGATCTTCCAGGAGGACATCTTCCCCATGACAGCAGGAAATGAGGCGGCCATGACGGCTCAACAGTGGCTCTCTGGGTTAAACAGAG GCCCGGTGCTGACTTCTCTGAGACCTGGGACTAAAGTAGCTAACCCCTACCCGGCGATGCCCCCCAGGACTGGTCTGGCCAGGGTGGACGTCCAGGGTCTGCCCGGGGGACCCACGGAGCAGGCCTTCCTCCAGGAGCAGGTGGCTTACCAGAATGCCAAGTACCCCAAGGAGCTGGCCGATCTGACTGGCTGGCAGGCAGACGAGACCCAGGCCCCAGGATGGGCATACACACCCCACTGCCGTGAGCCCTCAGAGTGCCCTCCTCCCAGGGCAGAGAACGAG CTGCTGCAGGTGTTTTACAGACAGCAGGAAGAGATCAGCGAGCTGAGAGAACAGCTCCACCAGAGTgag GTCCGAATCACACAGCTAGAACTTGAAATAAAGAACACGCGAAACAACATGAGAGATGCATTCTGA
- the si:ch73-106g13.1 gene encoding coronin-2A isoform X2 translates to MSWHPAYRISKFRHVYGKAATKHHGYNGVPITHSVHDNHYCSVNPRFVAIVTECSGGGAFLVLPIHHTGRVDPHQPKVCGHSARVLDVKWNPFDDLSIASCSEDCTVKLWDIPAHGVHQDITRPRKVLKGHTRRVSLLEWHPTARDILLSSAYDYKVMVWDVSLCESVLRTPVVVISLHSELVLSMSFNTDGSSLATTSLDKRVRVINPRTGHLLQDDLSEPLLEEELDDAAGVLFPFYDRDTHLLYLAGKGDGNIRYYDISCVKPYVQFLDEYRSILPQKGLGVMPKRGLDVSSCEVFRFYRLVTIKDLVEPLSMIVPRRSPEIFQEDIFPMTAGNEAAMTAQQWLSGLNRGPVLTSLRPGTKVANPYPAMPPRTGLARVDVQGLPGGPTEQAFLQEQVAYQNAKYPKELADLTGWQADETQAPGWAYTPHCREPSECPPPRAENELLQVFYRQQEEISELREQLHQSEVRITQLELEIKNTRNNMRDAF, encoded by the exons ATGTCATGGCACCCTGCCTACCGAATTTCCAAGTTCCGCCATGTCTATGGCAAGGCCGCCACCAAACACCATGGCTACAACGGGGTCCCCATCACACACAGTGTCCATGACAACCACTACTGCTCGGTCAACCCGCGCTTCGTCGCCATTGTGACGGAATGCTCTGGGGGCGGGGCCTTCCTGGTCCTTCCCATCCACCAC ACTGGCCGGGTGGATCCTCACCAGCCCAAGGTGTGTGGACACAGTGCCAGAGTCTTGGACGTCAAGTGGAATCCATTCGATGACCTGAGCATCGCTTCCTGTTCTGAAGACTGCACG gtgaAGTTATGGGACATCCCAGCCCACGGTGTCCACCAGGACATCACCCGCCCCAGGAAGGTCCTGAAGGGTCACACACGCAGGGTCAGCCTGTTGGAATGGCACCCCACAGCCAGAGACATCCTGCTCAGCTCTGCATATGACTATAAG gtCATGGTGTGGGACGTGTCGTTGTGTGAGTCAGTGTTGAGGACCCCAGTGGTGGTGATTTCTCTCCACTCTGAGCTGGTTCTCTCTATGTCCTTCAACACGGATGGCTCCTCGCTGGCCACTACCAGTCTGGACAAGAGGGTCAGAGTCATCAACCCTCGAACCGGACACCTGCTAcag gatgaCTTGTCTGAACCTCTGTTGGAGGAGGAGCTAGATGATGCTGCAGGAGTTCTGTTTCCATTCTACGACCGAGACACTCACCTGCTGTACCTGGCAGGCAAG GGAGACGGTAACATAAGGTACTATGATATCAGTTGTGTGAAGCCCTACGTTCAGTTCCTCGATGAATACCGCTCCATCCTGCCTCAGAAAGGTCTTG GGGTGATGCCAAAGCGGGGCCTGGATGTGAGTTCATGTGAAGTTTTCCGGTTCTATCGTCTAGTGACCATTAAGGACCTGGTTGAGCCGCTTTCCATGATCGTTCCTCGCAGG TCCCCAGAGATCTTCCAGGAGGACATCTTCCCCATGACAGCAGGAAATGAGGCGGCCATGACGGCTCAACAGTGGCTCTCTGGGTTAAACAGAG GCCCGGTGCTGACTTCTCTGAGACCTGGGACTAAAGTAGCTAACCCCTACCCGGCGATGCCCCCCAGGACTGGTCTGGCCAGGGTGGACGTCCAGGGTCTGCCCGGGGGACCCACGGAGCAGGCCTTCCTCCAGGAGCAGGTGGCTTACCAGAATGCCAAGTACCCCAAGGAGCTGGCCGATCTGACTGGCTGGCAGGCAGACGAGACCCAGGCCCCAGGATGGGCATACACACCCCACTGCCGTGAGCCCTCAGAGTGCCCTCCTCCCAGGGCAGAGAACGAG CTGCTGCAGGTGTTTTACAGACAGCAGGAAGAGATCAGCGAGCTGAGAGAACAGCTCCACCAGAGTgag GTCCGAATCACACAGCTAGAACTTGAAATAAAGAACACGCGAAACAACATGAGAGATGCATTCTGA
- the LOC105031521 gene encoding acidic leucine-rich nuclear phosphoprotein 32 family member D, whose translation MDMKKRIHLELRNRTPSDVHELVLDNCRSNEGKMEGITEEFENLELLSLINVGLMSVSNIPKLPKLKKLELSDNRISGGLEVLAERLVNLTHLNLSGNKFKDISTLEPLKKLPQLKSLDLFNCEVTNLADYRESIFKLLPQLTYLDGYDIEDHEASDSDGEGDGVDDDEGEEGESEEEDFEEEEDDDDEEVTAGVEDDDDDSEESGEDGEVNGDLDDDDDEDDDEDDDDDEDEDDSPAKGEKRKRDPEDDEEDEEDDD comes from the exons aTGGACATGAAAAAGAGAATTCACCTAGAATTGAGAAACAGGACGCCGTCAGAT GTACACGAGCTTGTCCTCGATAACTGCCGGTCGAAcgaggggaagatggagggcATCACGGAGGAGTTTGAGAATTTAGAGCTGTTGAGTCTGATCAACGTAGGCCTCATGTCCGTCTCAAATATACCCAAACTGCCAAAATTAAAAAAG CTGGAGCTGAGTGACAACAGGATATCAGGTGGTTTGGAGGTGTTGGCAGAGAGGCTGGTCAACCTCACACACCTCAACCTCTCTGGGAACAAGTTCAAGGACATCAGCACACTGGAACCCCTG AAAAAGCTTCCCCAGCTGAAGTCTCTGGACCTGTTCAACTGTGAGGTCACCAACCTGGCCGACTACAGGGAGAGCATCTTTAAGCTCCTCCCCCAGCTGACCTACCTGGACGGCTATGACATCGAAGACCATGAAGCGTCCGACTCGGACGGAGAGGGAGACGGCGTCGACGACGACG agggggaggagggagagtcaGAGGAGGAAGActttgaggaggaggaggacgatgATGACGAAGAGGTCACTGCGGGGGTGGAGGATGATGACGACGACAGCGAGGAGAGTGGCGAG GACGGAGAGGTCAACGGAGACTTGGACGACGACGATGATGAAGACGACGATGAGGATGATGACGACGATGAAG ATGAAGATGACTCGCCGGcgaaaggagagaagaggaagagagatcctgaggatgatgaggaagatgaggaagatgatGATTGA
- the LOC105031522 gene encoding endophilin-A1, which yields MSVAGLKKQFHKATQKVSEKVGGAEGTKLDDDFLEMEKKVDTTGRAVMDIMTKTTEYLQPNPASRAKLTLIGTMSKIRGQEKGSGYPQAETVLGEAMQRFGRELGEESCFGLALIDAGEAMGELGEVKDALDMEVKQNFIDPLQNLHEKDIKEIQHHLKKMEGRRLDFDYKKKRHGKGVLEEEIRQALEKFDESKEVAEQSMFNLLESDIEQVSQLAALVQAQVEYHRQAVEILQQLSSKVDQRIREAQDKPRKEYVPKPRMVLDLLPPSDSHNGGLNTPKSPGPARSPVPARTPGRAPAPMDQPCCRALYDFEPENEGELGFKEGDTITLTNQIDDNWYEGMINGQSGFFPINYVEILVPLPH from the exons ATGTCTGTCGCTGGGCTAAAGAAGCAGTTCCATAAAGCCACCCAG AAAGTCAGTGAGAAGGTAGGGGGAGCAGAAGGCACCAAACTTGATGATGACTTCCTTGAAATGGAGAAG AAGGTGGATACCACTGGCCGGGCTGTGATGGATATAATGACCAAAACTACTGAATACCTACAACCTAATCCAG CTTCTAGGGCTAAGCTGACCCTGATCGGGACCATGTCTAAGATCAGAGGTCAGGAGAAGGGCTCCGGGTACCCCCAGGCAGAGACTGTTTTGGGTGAGGCCATGCAGCGCTTCGGACGGGAGCTGGGAGAGGAGTCTTGCTTTG GTCTGGCTCTGATAGATGCGGGGGAGGCTATGGGAGAACTGGGAGAGGTGAAGGATGCCCTGGATATGGAGGTCAAACAGAACTTTATTGATCCACTTCAGAACCTACACGAAAAAGACATTAAGGAGATACAG CACCACCTGAAAAAGATGGAGGGCCGTCGTCTGGACTTCGACTACAAGAAGAAACGTCacg GAAAAGGAGTTCTGGAGGAGGAGATCAGACAGGCCTTGGAGAAGTTTGATGAGAGCAAGGAGGTGGCAGAGCAGAGCATGTTCAATCTGCTGGAGAGTGAT atTGAGCAGGTGAGCCAGTTAGCGGCGCTGGTTCAGGCCCAGGTGGAATACCACAGACAGGCAGTAGAGATACTGCAGCAACTCTCCAGCAAGGTGGACCAGAG GATCAGAGAAGCCCAGGACAAACCCAGAAAGGAGTACGTCCCCAAACCCAGGATGGTCCTTGACCTGCTCCCCCCCAGCGACAGCCACAATGGAGGGCTCAATACCCCGAAGTCCCCTGGGCCGGCACGCTCCCCTGTGCCAGCACGCACCCCAGGACGCGCCCCTG CTCCCATGGACCAACCGTGCTGCCGGGCGCTGTATGACTTTGAGCCCGAGAACGAGGGCGAACTGGGCTTCAAAGAGGGTGACACCATCACCCTGACCAACCAGATCGATGACAACTGGTACGAGGGCATGATCAACGGCCAATCGGGTTTCTTCCCCATCAACTACGTCGAAATCCTGGTTCCACTTCCTCATTAG